A single region of the Ancylobacter novellus DSM 506 genome encodes:
- a CDS encoding NAD-glutamate dehydrogenase has product MGVEGFLSTEDERAARQLVEQADLILQATDDSVPGQFASRLFGRAVAEDVRLYTAHELASLALGAYGHLAARRPGAPDIRVELPRLPDGEGERLGKVTLIEIVNDDMPFLLDSVMAALNARGLTASFVVHPIFGVERDAAGALDGLTPADMPVGARARRESLIQIHIPRIEDEAQRAALAEEIGVVLGQVRRAVADWKPMMEQVQGALADLANAPAKVPAEEVEEAVALLEWLLDGNFTFLGSRNYDAREGAGGRLAFDRRMEDALGVLADEEFRLFRRASDPRAVSMDLSEVLAEETPLIVVKSRTVSYVHRRAWIDVVVVKRYDAEGRVVGGLCVAGLFTNTAYAESVRAIPLVRQKVAGVLVRAGFVPESHSGRALVKVLELFPRDDLFQIDPATLFQFSMAILQLDEHPRVRVLAWRERFERFVSVLVFVPRDRYGSEVRERIGRLLEASFGGQVAAFRPLFVEGPLTRVHFIVEQTGAPVREVGRIELEDAVAGIIRTWGDAFAAALGLVFPPAQATALARRYSEAFPVGYQSSYTPEEALADLRLIERLSAQHSVAADFARAPSVPGRERVALKVLSYEVPRLLSERVPMLEAMGFVVVDERTFTVRPEGTPPVYVHDMVLGRRGGGEIALDVLEGRLHSTLMAVLRGTAENDGFNALALNARLGWRDIALLRTLARYLRQIGVPFSQDYLWATLNAHPAIVDRLVALFHARFDVEQPEQREERQAAIREEIEAALAEVQSLDEDRILRRFANLIEAAVRTNFHQRGEDGGFRPTIAIKFLSHKVEGLPLPRPLFEIFVHSPRVEGIHLRFGRVARGGLRWSDRPQDFRTEVLGLVKAQQVKNAVIVPVGAKGGFVPAQLPTGPREAIQAEGVEAYKLFISSLLDVTDNIDGGAIVPPPQTVRHDEDDPYLVVAADKGTATFSDTANALSQARGFWLGDAFASGGSVGYDHKAMGITARGAWEAVRRHFREMDVDIRVTPFTVVGVGDMSGDVFGNGMMLENTIKLVAAFDHRDIFLDPNPDPLLSLAERQRLFALPRSSWQDYDKSLISAGGGVFPRTAKSIALSPAIREVLGFDKSSASPAEVISAILRAPVDLLWFGGIGTYVRALNETDAQVGDRANDAIRIAGAEVRAKAIGEGANLGVTQRGRIEAARRGVRLNTDAIDNSAGVNTSDVEVNIKIALGPAVREGQLDAERRAELLASMTDEVAELVLGNNYLQTLALSLAERRSLDEAGFLQRLMQRLEARDLLDRAVEFLPSDAELNERRGRGEALTRPELAVLLAYAKLTAHSDLLDTDVPDDPYLARELAAYFPPELRERFPEGIEQHRLRRDIIATRLSNAMINHGGPTFVARLADETGATVGAIAKAFAAVRDGFGLNGLNEEIDALDGVVPGSVQLDLYGVVQDMLLDRSVWFLRNVDLLSSLDELVAHYAAGIAPVETVLSGPVRELLPEETRGLHDARVAQWTQAGVPEGLARRIARLPAVENATDIVLIADRTKASISDVAVTFFAVGLLFRLDRIFGAARTLSVTDYYDRLALERALTAFEIAVRRLTAEVIEAHGPGVDGVTAWAAARGEVVERARTGVHEIAASGLSVSKLSVAASLIGDLVRG; this is encoded by the coding sequence ATGGGCGTGGAAGGGTTTCTCTCCACCGAGGACGAACGCGCGGCACGGCAACTGGTCGAGCAGGCCGACCTGATCCTGCAGGCGACCGACGACAGCGTGCCGGGGCAGTTCGCCAGCCGGCTGTTCGGCCGGGCGGTGGCGGAGGATGTGCGGCTCTATACGGCGCACGAACTGGCCAGCCTGGCGCTCGGCGCCTATGGGCATCTCGCCGCGCGTCGGCCGGGGGCGCCCGACATCCGTGTCGAACTGCCGCGCCTGCCGGACGGCGAGGGCGAGCGGCTCGGCAAGGTCACGCTGATCGAGATCGTCAACGACGACATGCCCTTCCTGCTTGATTCGGTGATGGCGGCGCTGAACGCGCGCGGACTGACCGCCTCCTTCGTCGTGCATCCGATCTTCGGCGTCGAGCGCGACGCGGCCGGCGCGCTGGACGGGCTGACGCCCGCCGACATGCCGGTGGGGGCGCGCGCTCGCCGGGAGAGCCTGATCCAGATCCACATCCCGCGCATCGAGGACGAGGCGCAGCGCGCCGCGCTGGCCGAGGAGATCGGCGTCGTACTCGGCCAGGTGCGCCGGGCGGTGGCGGACTGGAAGCCGATGATGGAGCAGGTCCAGGGCGCCCTGGCGGACCTCGCCAACGCACCCGCCAAGGTGCCGGCCGAGGAGGTCGAGGAGGCGGTCGCTCTGCTCGAATGGCTGCTGGACGGCAATTTCACTTTCCTTGGCAGCCGCAATTACGACGCGCGCGAAGGCGCCGGCGGCCGGCTCGCCTTCGACCGCCGCATGGAGGACGCGCTCGGCGTGCTGGCGGATGAGGAGTTCCGCCTGTTCCGCCGCGCCAGCGATCCGCGCGCGGTCAGCATGGATCTCAGCGAGGTGCTCGCGGAGGAGACGCCGCTCATCGTCGTCAAGTCGCGCACCGTCTCCTATGTGCACCGGCGGGCCTGGATCGATGTGGTGGTAGTCAAGCGCTACGACGCCGAGGGGCGCGTCGTCGGCGGGCTGTGCGTCGCCGGCCTGTTCACCAACACCGCCTATGCCGAATCGGTCCGCGCCATCCCGCTGGTGCGGCAGAAGGTGGCCGGCGTGCTGGTCCGCGCCGGCTTCGTGCCGGAGAGCCATTCCGGCCGCGCGCTGGTGAAGGTGCTGGAGCTGTTCCCGCGCGATGACCTGTTCCAGATCGACCCGGCGACGCTGTTCCAGTTCTCCATGGCGATCCTCCAGCTCGACGAGCACCCGCGCGTGCGCGTGCTCGCCTGGCGCGAGCGCTTCGAGCGCTTCGTCTCGGTGCTGGTCTTCGTGCCGCGCGACCGCTACGGCTCGGAGGTACGCGAGCGCATCGGCCGGCTGCTGGAGGCGAGCTTCGGCGGGCAGGTGGCGGCGTTCCGGCCGCTCTTCGTGGAAGGGCCGCTGACCCGCGTGCATTTCATCGTCGAGCAGACTGGCGCACCGGTGCGCGAGGTCGGCCGCATCGAACTGGAAGATGCCGTCGCCGGCATCATCCGCACCTGGGGCGACGCCTTCGCCGCGGCGCTCGGCCTCGTCTTCCCGCCGGCGCAGGCGACCGCGCTGGCGAGGCGCTACAGTGAGGCCTTTCCCGTCGGCTACCAGAGCAGCTACACGCCCGAGGAGGCGCTGGCCGACCTCAGGCTGATCGAGCGGCTGAGCGCCCAGCACTCCGTCGCCGCCGACTTCGCCCGCGCGCCGTCCGTGCCGGGACGCGAGCGCGTCGCACTGAAGGTGCTGAGCTACGAGGTGCCGCGCCTGCTCTCCGAGCGGGTGCCGATGCTGGAGGCTATGGGCTTCGTCGTGGTGGACGAGCGCACCTTCACCGTTCGGCCCGAGGGCACGCCGCCGGTCTATGTCCACGACATGGTGCTCGGCCGGCGCGGCGGCGGCGAGATCGCACTCGACGTGCTGGAAGGGCGCCTGCACTCGACGCTGATGGCGGTGCTGCGCGGGACGGCGGAGAACGACGGCTTCAACGCGCTGGCGCTGAATGCGCGGCTCGGCTGGCGCGACATCGCGCTGCTGCGCACGCTGGCGCGCTATCTGCGGCAGATCGGCGTGCCGTTCAGCCAGGACTATCTCTGGGCGACGCTCAACGCGCATCCCGCCATCGTCGACCGGCTGGTGGCGCTGTTCCATGCCCGCTTCGACGTGGAGCAGCCCGAGCAGCGGGAGGAGCGGCAGGCGGCGATCCGCGAGGAGATCGAGGCGGCGCTCGCCGAGGTGCAGAGCCTCGACGAGGACCGCATCCTGCGCCGCTTCGCCAACCTCATCGAGGCGGCGGTGCGCACCAATTTCCACCAGCGTGGCGAGGATGGCGGCTTCCGTCCGACCATCGCCATCAAGTTCCTCAGCCACAAGGTAGAAGGGCTGCCGCTGCCGCGCCCGCTGTTCGAGATCTTCGTGCATTCCCCGCGCGTGGAAGGCATCCATCTGCGCTTCGGCCGGGTGGCGCGCGGCGGCCTGCGCTGGTCCGACCGGCCGCAGGACTTCCGCACCGAGGTGCTGGGGCTCGTCAAGGCGCAGCAGGTGAAGAACGCGGTCATCGTGCCGGTCGGCGCCAAGGGCGGCTTCGTGCCGGCGCAGCTTCCCACCGGTCCGCGCGAGGCGATCCAGGCCGAGGGCGTGGAGGCCTACAAGCTGTTCATCTCCAGCCTGCTCGACGTCACCGACAACATTGACGGCGGCGCCATCGTGCCCCCACCGCAGACCGTGCGCCATGACGAGGACGACCCCTATCTCGTCGTCGCCGCCGACAAGGGCACGGCGACCTTCTCCGACACCGCCAATGCGCTGTCGCAGGCGCGCGGCTTCTGGCTCGGCGACGCCTTCGCGTCAGGAGGCTCGGTCGGCTACGACCACAAGGCGATGGGCATCACCGCGCGCGGCGCCTGGGAGGCAGTGCGCCGGCATTTCCGCGAGATGGATGTCGACATCCGCGTGACGCCCTTCACCGTGGTCGGCGTCGGAGACATGTCGGGCGACGTGTTCGGCAACGGCATGATGCTGGAGAACACCATCAAGCTGGTGGCCGCCTTCGACCACCGCGATATCTTCCTCGATCCGAACCCCGACCCGCTCCTCTCGCTCGCGGAGCGCCAGCGGCTGTTCGCCCTGCCGCGTTCCTCTTGGCAGGACTACGACAAGTCGCTGATCTCGGCGGGCGGCGGCGTGTTCCCGCGCACGGCCAAGAGCATCGCGCTCAGCCCGGCGATCCGCGAGGTGCTCGGCTTCGACAAGAGCTCGGCCTCGCCCGCCGAGGTGATCAGCGCGATCCTGCGCGCGCCCGTCGACCTGCTCTGGTTCGGCGGCATCGGCACCTATGTCCGCGCATTGAACGAGACCGACGCGCAGGTCGGCGACCGCGCCAACGACGCGATCCGTATCGCCGGCGCCGAGGTGCGCGCCAAGGCAATCGGCGAGGGGGCCAATCTCGGCGTCACCCAGCGCGGACGCATCGAGGCTGCGCGGCGGGGCGTGCGGCTCAACACCGACGCCATCGACAACTCGGCCGGCGTGAACACCTCCGACGTCGAGGTGAACATCAAGATCGCCCTCGGGCCGGCGGTGCGCGAGGGGCAGCTCGACGCCGAGCGCCGCGCCGAGCTGCTGGCGAGCATGACCGACGAGGTCGCCGAGCTCGTGCTGGGCAACAACTACCTGCAGACGCTGGCGCTTTCGCTCGCCGAGCGGCGCAGCCTCGACGAGGCCGGTTTCCTGCAGCGGCTGATGCAGCGGCTGGAGGCGCGCGACCTGCTCGACCGGGCGGTGGAGTTCCTGCCCTCCGACGCCGAGCTCAATGAGCGGCGCGGCCGCGGCGAGGCGCTGACGCGGCCGGAGCTCGCGGTGCTGCTCGCCTATGCCAAGCTCACTGCCCATTCCGACCTGCTCGATACCGACGTGCCGGACGATCCCTATCTCGCCCGCGAGCTCGCCGCCTATTTCCCGCCGGAGCTGCGCGAGCGCTTCCCGGAGGGGATCGAGCAGCATCGCCTGCGGCGCGACATCATCGCCACGCGGCTGTCCAACGCCATGATCAACCATGGCGGGCCGACCTTTGTCGCTCGCCTCGCTGACGAGACCGGCGCCACGGTGGGCGCCATCGCCAAGGCCTTCGCCGCCGTGCGCGACGGCTTCGGCCTGAACGGGCTGAACGAGGAGATCGATGCGCTCGATGGCGTGGTGCCGGGCTCGGTGCAGCTCGACCTCTACGGCGTCGTGCAGGACATGCTGCTCGACCGCTCCGTGTGGTTCCTGCGCAATGTCGACCTGCTTTCCAGTCTCGACGAACTGGTCGCGCACTATGCTGCGGGTATCGCCCCGGTGGAGACGGTGCTCTCCGGGCCGGTGCGCGAATTGCTGCCGGAGGAGACGCGCGGGCTGCATGATGCGCGCGTGGCGCAATGGACCCAGGCCGGCGTGCCGGAGGGGCTGGCGCGCCGCATTGCCCGGCTGCCGGCGGTCGAGAACGCCACTGACATCGTGCTGATCGCCGACCGGACGAAGGCGTCGATCAGCGACGTCGCCGTGACCTTCTTCGCGGTCGGCCTCTTGTTCCGGCTTGACCGCATCTTCGGCGCGGCGCGCACGCTGTCGGTGACGGATTATTACGACCGTCTCGCGCTGGAGCGGGCGCTCACCGCCTTCGAGATCGCGGTGCGGCGCCTCACCGCCGAGGTGATCGAGGCGCACGGGCCGGGGGTCGATGGCGTCACCGCCTGGGCCGCGGCGCGCGGCGAGGTGGTCGAGCGCGCACGCACCGGCGTGCACGAGATCGCCGCCTCCGGGCTTAGCGTTTCGAAGCTGTCGGTGGCGGCGAGCCTGATCGGCGATCTGGTGCGGGGGTAG
- the rsmB gene encoding 16S rRNA (cytosine(967)-C(5))-methyltransferase RsmB, with amino-acid sequence MNAAPHRPRRPERPAPRPAAPGLAVRRAAADAVDAVLEKGRPLEEALERLTRELDERDRGLARMIAATALRKFGTLRALIGSLLERGLPEKAGRVETLLVTGAAQILFMDVPDHAAVDTSVALAAESPASAGFKGLVNAVLRRVAREGKAMLPDVADQPQWMVDGWTAAYGGKDALAIAHALASEAPLDLTAKDDAAGWAEKLGGKLLSTGSIRLVEAGNVTALPGFEEGAWWVQDAAAALPARLLHAKAGETIADLCAAPGGKTAQLAATGAAVTALDRSGQRLKRLKQNLARLGLDAEIVEADAAAWKGGPFDGVLIDAPCSATGTIRRHPDVAWTKAPADIASLGALQARILANAADLVKPGGVLVYSTCSLEPEEGEKQVEALLAARPDFVRDPVAPGECGVAAEWINAAGELRTLPTHLPDADPRFAGIDGFFAARLRRRK; translated from the coding sequence ATGAACGCCGCCCCGCATCGCCCCCGCCGCCCCGAGAGACCCGCCCCGCGCCCGGCCGCACCCGGCCTTGCCGTCCGCCGCGCCGCGGCCGACGCGGTCGACGCCGTGCTGGAGAAGGGTCGGCCGCTGGAGGAGGCCCTGGAGCGGCTGACCCGCGAGCTCGACGAGCGCGACCGCGGCCTCGCTCGCATGATCGCGGCGACCGCGCTGCGCAAGTTCGGCACCCTGCGCGCGCTGATCGGCTCGCTGCTGGAGCGCGGCCTGCCGGAAAAGGCGGGGAGGGTGGAGACGCTGCTCGTCACCGGCGCGGCGCAGATCCTGTTCATGGACGTGCCCGACCACGCCGCGGTAGACACCAGCGTTGCGCTGGCGGCGGAGAGCCCGGCGAGCGCCGGCTTCAAGGGGCTGGTCAACGCCGTGCTGAGGCGGGTGGCGCGGGAGGGCAAGGCCATGCTCCCCGACGTGGCGGACCAGCCGCAATGGATGGTCGACGGCTGGACCGCCGCCTATGGCGGCAAGGATGCGCTGGCCATCGCCCATGCGCTCGCCAGCGAAGCGCCGCTCGACCTCACCGCCAAGGACGATGCCGCCGGATGGGCGGAAAAGCTCGGCGGAAAGCTGCTGTCGACCGGCTCGATCCGGCTGGTCGAGGCCGGCAACGTCACCGCGCTGCCGGGCTTCGAGGAAGGAGCGTGGTGGGTGCAGGACGCCGCCGCCGCGCTGCCGGCGCGGCTGCTGCACGCCAAGGCGGGCGAGACGATCGCCGATCTCTGCGCCGCGCCGGGCGGCAAGACCGCCCAGCTTGCCGCGACAGGGGCCGCCGTCACCGCGCTCGACCGCTCCGGCCAGCGGCTGAAAAGGCTCAAGCAGAACCTCGCGCGGCTCGGCCTCGATGCCGAGATCGTCGAGGCCGATGCGGCGGCGTGGAAAGGCGGGCCGTTCGACGGCGTGCTGATCGACGCCCCCTGCTCGGCGACCGGCACCATACGCCGCCATCCGGATGTCGCCTGGACCAAGGCGCCGGCCGATATCGCCAGCCTCGGCGCCCTTCAGGCGCGCATCCTCGCCAATGCCGCCGACCTGGTGAAGCCGGGCGGCGTGCTGGTCTATTCCACCTGCTCGCTGGAACCGGAGGAGGGCGAGAAGCAGGTCGAGGCGCTGCTCGCCGCGCGGCCCGATTTCGTGCGCGATCCGGTGGCGCCAGGCGAATGCGGTGTGGCCGCAGAGTGGATCAACGCCGCCGGCGAATTGCGCACCCTGCCGACTCACCTGCCCGATGCCGATCCGCGCTTTGCCGGCATCGACGGCTTCTTCGCCGCCCGGCTGCGCCGCAGGAAGTGA
- a CDS encoding heparinase II/III family protein, with amino-acid sequence MARDIYADRARLALFATESGWSGLVARAMAQPWFHGWFPWRVASVPVPSRLLIAPHDLRTGDPARAGEFYAGRFAFAGKLALTEGVSPFEIVPPSPEWARELMSFGWLRHLQAAGTPIARAHARALVGDWIALRGPRLPQAAAPDVAARRVMSWLTHSPLILQDADPSFHRRFIRSLTGQVRYLKSVGTSAPDGRPRLACALALSFAGLCMADQGRLMRTAQKRLIEELDRQILGDGGHAGRNPGTLIDLLLDLLPLRQCYSARHIAPPPALLNAIDRMMPMLRFFRHVDGAFALFNGMGPTPADALATVLAYDDARGRPVSNAPYSGYQRMEAGGTVVIADTGAPPPIGLSQEAHAGCLSFEMSSGRHRIVVNCGLPATGREEWRGVARQTAAHSAAVVEDASSCRFVSGGALTRLCGTPVLSGPSEIRVERGEHGGADVLLASHDGYAARFGVVHQRSWRLSPDGMRIDGEDLFRVAQGEEFPSDQPGRYAIRFHLHPSVEPSRGSDGQTVVLKLPDGDDWAFTAPDCAVVIEESVFLAGGTGPRRTEQLVIAGHVREAPRVEWTFVRLKALRG; translated from the coding sequence ATGGCCCGCGACATCTACGCGGACCGCGCCCGTCTGGCGCTGTTCGCCACCGAATCCGGCTGGAGCGGCCTCGTGGCCCGCGCCATGGCGCAGCCGTGGTTTCACGGCTGGTTCCCCTGGCGCGTCGCCTCGGTGCCGGTGCCCTCGCGCCTGCTCATCGCGCCGCACGATCTGCGCACCGGCGATCCTGCCCGCGCCGGCGAATTCTATGCCGGGCGCTTCGCCTTCGCCGGCAAGCTGGCGCTGACCGAGGGCGTCTCGCCCTTCGAGATCGTGCCGCCCTCGCCGGAATGGGCGCGCGAACTGATGAGCTTCGGCTGGCTGCGCCATCTCCAGGCCGCCGGCACGCCGATCGCCCGGGCGCATGCGCGGGCGCTGGTCGGCGACTGGATCGCGCTGCGCGGCCCGCGCCTGCCGCAGGCGGCCGCGCCCGACGTCGCCGCACGGCGGGTCATGAGCTGGCTCACCCACTCGCCGTTGATCCTGCAGGACGCCGATCCGAGCTTCCACCGCCGCTTCATCCGCAGCCTCACCGGGCAGGTGCGCTACCTGAAGAGCGTCGGCACGAGCGCGCCAGACGGCCGGCCGCGCCTTGCCTGCGCGCTGGCGCTTTCCTTCGCCGGCCTGTGCATGGCCGACCAGGGGCGGCTGATGCGCACGGCGCAGAAGCGGCTGATCGAGGAACTCGACCGGCAGATCCTCGGCGATGGCGGCCATGCCGGGCGCAATCCGGGCACGCTGATCGACCTGCTGCTCGACTTATTGCCGCTGCGCCAGTGCTACAGCGCCCGCCATATCGCGCCGCCGCCGGCGCTGCTCAACGCCATCGACCGCATGATGCCGATGCTGCGCTTCTTCCGCCATGTCGACGGCGCCTTCGCGCTGTTCAACGGCATGGGGCCGACACCAGCGGACGCGCTCGCCACCGTGCTCGCCTATGACGATGCGCGCGGCCGGCCGGTGTCGAACGCGCCCTATTCCGGCTACCAGCGCATGGAGGCGGGCGGCACCGTGGTGATCGCCGACACCGGCGCCCCACCGCCCATCGGGCTGAGCCAGGAGGCGCATGCCGGCTGCCTGTCCTTCGAGATGTCGTCCGGCCGCCACCGCATCGTGGTCAATTGTGGCCTGCCCGCCACTGGCCGTGAGGAATGGCGCGGCGTAGCGCGCCAGACCGCCGCGCATTCCGCCGCCGTGGTCGAGGACGCTTCCTCCTGCCGCTTCGTCTCCGGCGGGGCGCTGACGCGGCTTTGCGGCACGCCGGTGCTGAGTGGGCCGAGCGAGATCCGCGTCGAGCGCGGCGAGCATGGCGGCGCCGACGTGCTGCTGGCGAGCCATGACGGCTATGCGGCGCGCTTCGGCGTCGTCCACCAGCGCTCCTGGCGGCTGTCGCCGGACGGCATGCGGATCGATGGCGAGGACCTGTTCCGCGTGGCGCAGGGCGAGGAATTCCCTTCCGACCAGCCCGGCCGCTACGCCATTCGCTTCCATTTGCACCCCTCGGTCGAGCCCTCGCGCGGCTCGGACGGGCAGACCGTGGTGCTGAAGCTCCCCGACGGCGACGACTGGGCCTTCACCGCCCCCGATTGCGCTGTTGTCATCGAGGAGAGCGTGTTCCTCGCCGGCGGCACCGGTCCGCGCCGCACCGAGCAACTCGTCATCGCCGGCCATGTGCGCGAGGCGCCACGCGTCGAATGGACCTTCGTCCGGCTGAAGGCGCTGCGGGGATAG
- the purH gene encoding bifunctional phosphoribosylaminoimidazolecarboxamide formyltransferase/IMP cyclohydrolase, with translation MPADVRPIARALLSVSDKTGLVAFAERLAAQGVELISTGGTRKALADAGLKVMDVADLTGFPEMMDGRVKTLHPRVHGGILAVRDDAGHRASMSEHGIAPIDLVVVNLYPFEATVARGASYEDCVENIDVGGPAMIRAAAKNHADVAVVVDPASYDLVLAEFAAQGGTTLATRRKLAQLAFARTATYDAAIASWFASVEGTFAPDTRVFGGTLAEALRYGENPHQDAAFYLGSSARAGVATARQLQGKALSYNNLNDTDAAFEAVAEFDPTRTAAVVIVKHANPCGVAEGVNLEEAYRKALACDPTSAFGGIVALNRTLDAEAARAIVEIFTEVIVAPGATEEAVAIVGAKKNLRLLVTGELPDPRAGGLAFKSLAGGFLVQSRDNAVVDDMELKVVTKRAPTNAELADMAFAFRVAKHVKSNAIVYAKDLVTVGIGAGQMSRVDSARIAAAKAREAAVAAGLAAPLTKGSVVASDAFFPFADGLLVAVEAGATAVIQPGGSMRDNEVIAAADEAGLAMVFTGVRHFRH, from the coding sequence ATGCCCGCTGATGTCCGCCCCATCGCCCGCGCTTTGCTCTCGGTCTCCGACAAGACCGGCCTCGTGGCCTTCGCCGAGCGGCTGGCGGCGCAGGGGGTGGAACTGATCTCCACCGGCGGCACCCGCAAGGCGCTCGCCGATGCCGGGCTGAAGGTCATGGACGTCGCCGACCTCACCGGTTTCCCGGAGATGATGGACGGGCGGGTGAAGACGCTGCATCCGCGCGTGCATGGCGGCATCCTCGCGGTGCGCGACGATGCCGGCCACCGCGCTTCGATGTCCGAGCACGGTATCGCCCCGATCGACCTCGTGGTGGTGAACCTCTATCCCTTCGAGGCCACCGTCGCGCGCGGCGCGAGCTACGAGGACTGCGTCGAGAACATCGATGTCGGCGGCCCGGCGATGATCCGCGCGGCGGCGAAGAACCATGCCGATGTCGCGGTCGTTGTCGACCCGGCGAGCTACGACCTCGTGCTGGCGGAGTTCGCCGCGCAGGGCGGCACGACGCTGGCGACCCGGCGCAAGCTGGCGCAGCTCGCCTTCGCCCGCACCGCCACCTATGACGCCGCCATCGCCAGCTGGTTCGCCAGCGTCGAGGGCACCTTCGCCCCCGATACCCGCGTCTTCGGCGGCACGCTCGCCGAGGCGCTGCGCTATGGCGAGAACCCGCACCAGGACGCCGCCTTCTATCTCGGGAGCTCGGCACGTGCCGGCGTCGCGACGGCGCGCCAGCTTCAGGGCAAGGCGCTCTCCTACAACAACCTCAACGACACCGACGCTGCCTTCGAGGCGGTGGCCGAGTTCGATCCCACCCGCACCGCGGCAGTGGTGATCGTCAAGCACGCAAATCCCTGCGGCGTCGCCGAGGGGGTGAATCTCGAGGAAGCCTACCGCAAGGCGCTGGCCTGCGACCCGACCTCGGCCTTCGGCGGCATCGTGGCGCTGAACCGCACGCTCGACGCCGAGGCGGCGCGTGCCATCGTCGAGATCTTCACCGAGGTGATCGTGGCGCCCGGCGCCACCGAGGAGGCGGTCGCCATTGTCGGGGCGAAGAAGAACCTGCGGCTGCTGGTGACCGGCGAACTGCCCGATCCGCGGGCGGGCGGCCTCGCCTTCAAGTCGCTGGCGGGCGGTTTCCTCGTGCAGTCGCGCGACAACGCGGTGGTCGACGACATGGAGCTGAAGGTCGTCACCAAGCGCGCCCCGACCAATGCCGAGCTGGCGGACATGGCCTTCGCCTTCCGCGTCGCCAAGCATGTGAAGTCGAACGCCATCGTCTATGCCAAGGACCTCGTGACGGTCGGCATCGGCGCGGGGCAGATGAGCCGGGTCGATTCGGCTCGCATCGCCGCCGCCAAGGCGCGCGAGGCGGCCGTTGCCGCGGGTCTGGCCGCGCCGCTGACCAAGGGCTCGGTGGTCGCGTCCGACGCCTTCTTCCCCTTCGCCGACGGGCTGCTGGTGGCTGTCGAGGCGGGGGCGACCGCGGTGATCCAGCCGGGCGGCTCGATGCGCGACAACGAGGTGATCGCCGCCGCCGACGAGGCCGGCCTCGCCATGGTATTCACCGGCGTGCGGCACTTCCGGCACTAG
- a CDS encoding OmpW/AlkL family protein yields MSTDRAGLSNNQAASVKLLAPVAALLALAASPVALSPAMAADVATPVYKAPVVEVPSPWQIRVRALGVITDDEGYVSQIPGSGLSYSDSIVPELDITYYFTENFAAELILGVTPHDIDGSGTISSLNKIGDVWALPPTLTLQYHFTNFGAFKPYIGAGINYTFFFDQNASAADSLDVKDTFGWALQAGFDYMFDQHWGINVDVKKLFLEPDFDAVVGGTPVSGTAKLSPWLVGVGVTYRF; encoded by the coding sequence ATGTCGACGGACCGCGCCGGTCTTTCCAACAACCAAGCCGCTTCTGTGAAGCTTCTCGCGCCCGTGGCGGCGCTGCTCGCGCTGGCGGCCTCGCCGGTCGCGCTCTCGCCGGCCATGGCGGCCGACGTCGCCACACCGGTCTACAAGGCGCCGGTGGTCGAGGTGCCGAGCCCGTGGCAGATCCGCGTGCGCGCGCTGGGCGTGATCACCGACGACGAAGGCTATGTGAGCCAGATACCGGGCTCCGGCCTCAGCTACTCGGATTCGATCGTCCCCGAGCTCGACATCACCTACTACTTCACCGAGAACTTCGCCGCCGAGCTCATCCTCGGCGTCACGCCGCACGACATCGACGGCTCCGGCACCATTTCGAGCCTCAACAAGATCGGCGACGTCTGGGCGCTGCCGCCGACCCTGACCCTGCAGTACCACTTCACCAATTTCGGCGCCTTCAAGCCCTATATCGGCGCCGGCATCAACTACACCTTCTTCTTCGACCAGAACGCTTCCGCCGCGGATTCGCTCGACGTGAAGGACACCTTCGGCTGGGCGCTGCAGGCCGGCTTCGACTACATGTTCGACCAGCACTGGGGCATCAACGTCGACGTCAAGAAGCTCTTCCTGGAGCCGGACTTCGACGCCGTGGTCGGCGGCACGCCGGTCAGCGGCACCGCCAAGCTCAGCCCGTGGCTGGTCGGCGTGGGCGTGACCTACCGGTTCTGA